The Rissa tridactyla isolate bRisTri1 chromosome 6, bRisTri1.patW.cur.20221130, whole genome shotgun sequence genome includes a region encoding these proteins:
- the CHRND gene encoding acetylcholine receptor subunit delta isoform X1, with the protein MGDQPGWLALLGALLLSGGLCMNQEERLIHHLFEEKGYNKEVRPVVSIDEVVDVYLALTLSNLISLKEVDETLTTNVWLEHGWTDYRLQWNKSEFGDIEVLRLPPDMLWLPEIVLENNNDGLFEIAYYCNVLIYNTGSVYWLPPAIFRSTCPINVDFFPFDWQNCTLKFSSLAYSALEINMHLKTDSDPETGKDYPVEWIIIDPEGFTENGEWEIIHRPARKNIHPENPLESSEHQDITFYLIIKRKPLFYVINIVTPCILIAFMAILVFYLPADSGEKMTLVISVLLAQSVFLLLISQRLPATSHAIPLIGKYLLFIMLLVTAVVMICVVVLNFHFRTPSTHIMSDWVKEVFLESLPRLLGMSQPAESPASAPCIRRCSSAGYIAKAEEYFSVKSRSELMFEKQSERHGLASRVTPARLAPLGTDTGEEQLYEHIKPVIDGANFIVKHMREKNSYNEEKDNWNRVARTLDRLCLFLITPMLVVGTLWIFLVGIYNHPPPLPFAGDPYDYREENKRFT; encoded by the exons ATGGGGGACCAGCCGGGGTGGCTGGCCCTGCTCGGGGCGCTGCTGCTGTCGG GCGGGCTCTGCATGAACCAGGAGGAGCGGCTCATCCACCACCTCTTCGAGGAGAAGGGTTACAACAAGGAGGTGCGCCCCGTTGTCTCCATCGATGAGGTTGTGGACGTCTACCTGGCCCTCACCCTCTCCAACCTCATCTCGCTG AAAGAGGTGGATGAGACGCTTACCACCAACGTATGGCTTGAACAC GGCTGGACTGATTACCGCCTGCAGTGGAACAAGTCTGAGTTTGGGGACATCGAGGTGCTCCGCCTGCCGCCAGACATGCTGTGGCTGCCTGAGATAGTCCTGGAGAACAA CAACGATGGGCTCTTCGAGATCGCCTACTACTGCAACGTCCTCATCTACAACACGGGCTCCGTCTACTGGCTGCCACCCGCCATCTTCCGCAGCACCTGTCCCATCAATGTCGACTTCTTCCCCTTCGACTGGCAGAACTGCACCCTCAAATTCAG TTCGCTGGCATACAGTGCCCTGGAGATCAACATGCACTTGAAGACGGATAGTGACCCGGAGACCGGCAAGGATTACCCCGTGGAGTGGATCATCATCGACCCCGAAGGCTTCACGG AGAATGGGGAATGGGAAATCATCCACCGCCCGGCCCGCAAGAACATCCACCCTGAAAACCCCCTTGAGAGCAGCGAGCACCAGGACATCACCTTCTACCTCATCATCAAGCGCAAACCGCTATTCTATGTCATCAACATCGTCACACCCTGCATTCTCATCGCCTTCATGGCCATCCTTGTATTCTACCTGCCTGCCGACA GTGGTGAGAAGATGACCCTGGTGATCTCGGTGCTCCTGGCCCAGTCCGTCTTCCTTCTGCTCATCTCCCAGCGCCTGCCTGCCACCTCTCACGCCATACCCCTCATTGGCAA GTACCTTCTTTTCATCATGCTGTTGGTGACGGCTGTGGTGATGATCTGCGTCGTGGTCCTCAACTTCCATTTCCGCACCCCCAGCACCCATATCATGTCCGACTGGGTCAAAGAG GTCTTCCTTGAGAGTCTGCCTCGCCTGCTGGGCATGTCGCAGCCGGCCGAGAGCCCGGCCAGCGCCCCGTGCATCCGGCGCTGCAGCTCGGCCGGCTACATCGCCAAGGCAGAGGAGTACTTCAGCGTCAAGTCCCGCAGTGAGCTCATGTTCGAGAAGCAGTCGGAGCGGCATGGGCTGGCCAGCCGCGTCACCCCTGCAC GTCTGGCGCCGCTGGGCACGGACACAGGCGAGGAGCAGCTCTATGAGCACATAAAACCTGTCATTGATGGTGCCAACTTCATCGTCAAGCACATGCGGGAGAAAAACAGCTACAACGAG GAGAAGGACAACTGGAACCGCGTGGCCCGGACCCTGGAccgcctctgcctcttcctcatcACCCCCATGCTGGTGGTGGGCACGCTCTGGATCTTCCTCGTGGGCATCTACAACCACCCCCCACCGCTGCCCTTCGCAGGAGACCCCTACGACTACCGGGAGGAGAACAAGCGCTTCACctag
- the CHRNG gene encoding acetylcholine receptor subunit gamma encodes MRCHSLLLALCALAGVSCRNQEEKLLQDLMTNYNRNLRPALSGDQIIDVTLKLTLTNLISLNEREETLTTNVWIEMQWSDYRLRWDPEKYDNIQLLRVPSTMVWLPDIVLENNIDGTFEITLYTNVLVSPDGSIYWLPPAIYRSVCSIHVTYFPFDWQNCTMVFQSQTYSANEINLLLTVEEGQTVEWISIDPEAFTENGEWAIKHRPARKIINSEHFTPDDTQYQQVIFYLIIQRKPLFYIINIIVPCVLISAMAVLVYFLPAKAGGQKCTVSINVLLAQTVFLFLIAQKVPETSQAVPLIGKYLTFLMVVTVVIVVNAVIVLNVSLRTPNTHSMSQRVRQVCLHLLPHYLGMHMPEETSGPPRAARRRSSLGLMVKADEYMLWKARTELLFEKQKERDGLMKTVLEKIGRGLDSSSAQEFCQSLEEAGPEIRACVDACNYIANATREQNNFSSESEEWMLVGRVIDRVCFLIMASLFVCGTIGIFLMAHFNQAPALPFPGDPKQYLPE; translated from the exons ATGCGCTGCCACAGCCTCCTCCTTGCCCTCTGCGCCCTGGCAG GCGTGAGCTGCAGGAATCAGGAGGAGAAGCTGCTCCAGGACCTCATGACCAACTACAACCGGAACCTGCGCCCAGCCCTGAGCGGGGACCAGATCATCGATGTCACCCTCAAGCTCACCCTCACCAACCTCATCTCCTTG AACGAACGGGAGGAGACCCTCACCACCAACGTCTGGATCGAGATG caatGGTCTGATTATCGCCTGCGGTGGGACCCCGAGAAATATGACAACATCCAGCTGCTGCGGGTGCCCTCCACTATGGTCTGGCTGCCCGACATCGTCCTGGAGAACAA CATCGACGGGACATTCGAAATCACCCTCTACACCAATGTGCTGGTGTCCCCCGATGGCAGCATCTATTGGCTGCCCCCCGCCATCTACCGCAGCGTCTGCTCCATCCACGTCACCTATTTCCCCTTCGACTGGCAGAACTGCACCATGGTTTTCCA GTCCCAGACCTACAGCGCCAACGAAATCAACCTGCTGCTGACGGTGGAGGAAGGCCAGACCGTGGAGTGGATCTCCATCGACCCTGAGGCTTTCACAG AGAATGGTGAATGGGCCATCAAGCACCGCCCCGCTCGGAAAATCATCAATTCGGAGCACTTCACCCCAGATGACACCCAGTACCAGCAGGTCATCTTCTACCTCATCATCCAGCGCAAGCCGCTCTTCTACATCATCAACATCATCGTGCCCTGTGTCCTCATCTCCGCCATGGCTGTGCTGGTCTACTTTCTGCCTGCCAAAG CGGGTGGGCAGAAATGCACCGTCTCCATCAACGTCCTCCTGGCCCAGACcgtcttcctcttcctcattgCCCAGAAGGTGCCTGAGACCTCCCAAGCTGTGCCTCTCATCGGGAA GTACCTGACCTTCCTCATGGTGGTGACAGTGGTGATTGTGGTGAATGCTGTCATCGTCCTCAACGTCTCACTGAGAACACCCAACACTCACTCCATGTCCCAGAGAGTGCGCCAG GTGTGCCTGCATCTCCTGCCCCACTACCTGGGCATGCACATGCCAGAGGAGACATCGGGGCCACCACGAGCCGCCCGGAGACGCAGCTCCCTGGGGCTCATGGTGAAAGCTGATGAGTACATGCTCTGGAAAGCCCGGACCGAGCTGCTCTTTGAGAAGCAGAAGGAGAGGGATGGGCTGATGAAAACTGTTCTGGAGAAGATCG GACGTGGCCTGGATAGTAGCAGTGCCCAGGAGTTCTGCCAGAGCCTGGAGGAAGCGGGGCCCGAGATCCGCGCCTGCGTGGACGCCTGCAACTACATTGCCAATGCCACACGGGAGCAGAACAACTTCAGCAGT GAGAGCGAAGAGTGGATGCTGGTGGGACGGGTGATCGACCGTGTCTGCTTCCTCATCATGGCCTCCCTCTTCGTGTGCGGCACCATCGGCATCTTCCTCATGGCTCACTTCAACCAGGCGCCCGCCCTGCCCTTTCCTGGGGACCCCAAGCAGTACCTGCCAGAGTGA
- the PRSS56 gene encoding serine protease 56 gives MERRGKRMRGALLGVHLVPPALLLMLLQLAGGAPLGQGLYPMPASVLQALSSRGTLVLEAALRSALLALERALAEQQRQQGACGLCAPCLFPPCANLTRRCPPPAVPPAMPPSCQALLDAQALPELAQRNWALSQACAPYQRLCPPEGAQHTCAPLSARLCRHRLQECRMEAAAPGPNAPAEAAMPGSCGHRGGPQANTTAPRGRIMGGSAAPRGAWPWLVSVRLHGELMCGGVLVGRSWVLTAAHCFAGNRNELAWTVVVGDHELGKLDAGERAVPVRRILPHPKFNPKTFHGDLALLELAAPLAPSPTISPVCLPSSPVEPSPGTACYIAGWGSLYEEGPAADVVMEARVPLLSQETCRGALGRDLLTSAMFCAGYLSGGIDSCQGDSGGPLACQDPSSHHFILYGITSWGDGCGERGKPGVYTRVAAFVDWLSLQMDPAPGSREPSCFDLLALAQLPPEQQPPERTRLCAFYAGSCRDPQGRATCARLAEETCRARTRRCELHSYAQTLVDLLRRAGDFIRNQFDFSFLTRTLPQLLGKIYGHLFSHRIRRDAPGLAVAGGQPSPTAEGPRRPPTRRGAGWPPPFAGIFGTVGPRLQDWVEALRAMAGGSPLAPTLDSGQLSGETWLFLQGEEPVEELVGQGRAFLAQLRAELDLGTPLEGTEPRWAPAELAGTPATSCEPWEPGGTGAGSAPRQKRELVPTELPGVEEEAGAGRACPGLNESVVRVGAVRELYAWVLRVPETDLAMTFQEILVDLSSKNGKGLYRAQVRATVGGRPTAFAGLVGLESDSLARSMPGLVALALETLKT, from the exons ATGGAGCGAAGAGGAAAGAGGATGCGGGGCGCTCTCCTCGGGGTCCACCTGGTCCCCCCGGCgctgctgctgatgctgctgcagctggcggggggagcccccctgggccaggggctgtACCCCATGCCGGCCAGCGTCTTGCAAG CGCTATCGAGCCGGGGGACGCTGGTGCTGGAGGCGGCACTGAGGAGCGCGCTGCTGGCACTGGAGCGAGCGCTGGccgagcagcagcggcagcagggcGCCTGCGGGCTCTGTGCCCCCTGCCTCTTCCCGCCCTGCGCCAACCTCACCCGCCGCTGCCCAC CGCCAGCCGTGCCCCCCGCCATGCCACCCAGTTGCCAGGCCCTGCTGGATGCCCAGGCGCTGCCCGAACTGGCCCAGCGCAACTGGGCACTGAGCCAGGCCTGTGCCCCCTACCAGCGCCTGTGTCCACCCGAGGGGGCCCAGCACACCTGCGCCCCGCTCAGCGCCCGGCTCTGCCGCCACCGCCTCCAGGAGTGCC GGATGGAAGCTGCAGCCCCGGGCCCCAATGCACCAGCAGAGGCGGCAATGCCAG GGAGCTGCGGACATCGTGGGGGCCCCCAAGCCAACACCACGGCCCCCCGCGGACGGATCATGGGTGGCAGCGCGGCCCCACGGGGGGCCTGGCCCTGGCTGGTGTCGGTGCGGCTCCACGGGGAGCTGATGTGCGGAGGGGTGCTGGTGGGGCGCTCCTGGGTCCTCACCGCGGCGCACTGCTTCGCCGG GAACCGGAATGAGCTGGCGTGGACGGTGGTGGTGGGCGACCATGAGCTGGGCAAGCTGGATGCGGGCGAGAGGGCAGTGCCCGTCCGGCGCATCCTGCCTCACCCCAAG TTTAACCCCAAGACGTTTCACGGGGACCTGGCACTGCTGGAGCTGGCGGCACCACTGGCCCCCTCGCCCACCATCAGCCCTGTCTGCCTGCCCAGTAGCCCTGTGGAGCCAAGCCCGGGCACTGCCTGCTACATCGCGGGCTGGGGGTCCCTCTATGAAG AGGGGCCGGCAGCCGACGTGGTGATGGAGGCGCGGGTGCCCCTGCTCAGCCAGGAGACATGCcggggtgccctgggcagggatctGCTCACCAGCGCCATGTTCTGTGCCGGGTACTTGTCTGGGGGCATCGACTCCTGCCAG GGTGACTCGGGGGGCCCGCTGGCATGCCAAGACCCCTCCTCGCACCACTTCATCCTCTACGGCATCACCTCGTGGGGTGATGGCTGCGGTGAGCGGGGCAAACCGGGCGTCTACACCCGTGTCGCTGCCTTCGTGGACTGGCTCAGCCTCCAGATGGACC CCGCCCCTGGCAGCCGGGAACCGAGCTGCTTCGACCTGCTGGCACTGGCCCAGCTGCCCCCCGAGCAGCAGCCGCCCGAGCGCACCCGCCTCTGTGCCTTCTACGCCGGGTCCTGCCGGGACCCCCAGGGCCGGGCCACCTGTGCCCGCCTGGCCGAGGAGACCTGCCGCGCCAGGACAAGGCGATGCG AGCTGCACTCCTACGCCCAGACCTTGGTGGATCTCCTGCGCCGGGCTGGGGACTTCATCCGAAACCAGTTCGACTTCTCCTTCCTCACCcgcaccctgccccagctcctgggcAAGATCTACGGGCATCTCTTCTCCCACCGCATCCGCAGGGATGCCCCAG GCCTGGCTGTGGCAGGGgggcagcccagccccacagcagagggacCCCGGAGACCCCCAACCAG GCGGGGGGCCGGGTGGCCACCCCCCTTTGCAGGGATCTTCGGGACCGTGGGACCCCGGCTGCAGGACTGGGTGGAGGCGCTGAGGGCCATGGCAGGGGGCAGCCCCCTGGCACCCACCCTGGACAGCGGGCAGCTCTCCGGGGAGACGTGGctcttcttgcag GGTGAGGAGccggtggaggagctggtgggacaAGGACGAGCCTTCCTTGCCcagctgcgggcagagctggACCTTGGCACTCCTCTTGAAGGCACGGAGCCACGATGGGCACCTGCAGAGCTGGCGGGGACACCTGCAACAAGCTGTGAGCCCTGGGAGCCTGGGGGGACTGGGGCCG GGTCCGCACCGAGGCAGAAACGCGAGCTGGTGCCCACGGAGCTGccaggggtggaggaggaggcaggcgcAGGCAGAG CCTGCCCCGGCCTCAATGAGTCGGTGGTGCGGGTGGGTGCGGTGCGGGAGCTGTACGCCTGGGTGCTGCGGGTGCCCGAGACAGACCTGGCCATGACCTTCCAGGAG ATCCTGGTGGACTTGAGCTCCAAAAACGGCAAGGGGCTGTACCGGGCGCAGGTGCGGGCCACGGTGGGGGGCCGCCCCACGGCCTTTGCTGGCCTCGTGGGGCTGGAGAGCGACTCGCTGGCCCGCAGCATGCCCGGCCTTGTCGCTCTGGCGCTCGAGACACTGAAAACCTAG
- the CHRND gene encoding acetylcholine receptor subunit delta isoform X2: MNQEERLIHHLFEEKGYNKEVRPVVSIDEVVDVYLALTLSNLISLKEVDETLTTNVWLEHGWTDYRLQWNKSEFGDIEVLRLPPDMLWLPEIVLENNNDGLFEIAYYCNVLIYNTGSVYWLPPAIFRSTCPINVDFFPFDWQNCTLKFSSLAYSALEINMHLKTDSDPETGKDYPVEWIIIDPEGFTENGEWEIIHRPARKNIHPENPLESSEHQDITFYLIIKRKPLFYVINIVTPCILIAFMAILVFYLPADSGEKMTLVISVLLAQSVFLLLISQRLPATSHAIPLIGKYLLFIMLLVTAVVMICVVVLNFHFRTPSTHIMSDWVKEVFLESLPRLLGMSQPAESPASAPCIRRCSSAGYIAKAEEYFSVKSRSELMFEKQSERHGLASRVTPARLAPLGTDTGEEQLYEHIKPVIDGANFIVKHMREKNSYNEEKDNWNRVARTLDRLCLFLITPMLVVGTLWIFLVGIYNHPPPLPFAGDPYDYREENKRFT, encoded by the exons ATGAACCAGGAGGAGCGGCTCATCCACCACCTCTTCGAGGAGAAGGGTTACAACAAGGAGGTGCGCCCCGTTGTCTCCATCGATGAGGTTGTGGACGTCTACCTGGCCCTCACCCTCTCCAACCTCATCTCGCTG AAAGAGGTGGATGAGACGCTTACCACCAACGTATGGCTTGAACAC GGCTGGACTGATTACCGCCTGCAGTGGAACAAGTCTGAGTTTGGGGACATCGAGGTGCTCCGCCTGCCGCCAGACATGCTGTGGCTGCCTGAGATAGTCCTGGAGAACAA CAACGATGGGCTCTTCGAGATCGCCTACTACTGCAACGTCCTCATCTACAACACGGGCTCCGTCTACTGGCTGCCACCCGCCATCTTCCGCAGCACCTGTCCCATCAATGTCGACTTCTTCCCCTTCGACTGGCAGAACTGCACCCTCAAATTCAG TTCGCTGGCATACAGTGCCCTGGAGATCAACATGCACTTGAAGACGGATAGTGACCCGGAGACCGGCAAGGATTACCCCGTGGAGTGGATCATCATCGACCCCGAAGGCTTCACGG AGAATGGGGAATGGGAAATCATCCACCGCCCGGCCCGCAAGAACATCCACCCTGAAAACCCCCTTGAGAGCAGCGAGCACCAGGACATCACCTTCTACCTCATCATCAAGCGCAAACCGCTATTCTATGTCATCAACATCGTCACACCCTGCATTCTCATCGCCTTCATGGCCATCCTTGTATTCTACCTGCCTGCCGACA GTGGTGAGAAGATGACCCTGGTGATCTCGGTGCTCCTGGCCCAGTCCGTCTTCCTTCTGCTCATCTCCCAGCGCCTGCCTGCCACCTCTCACGCCATACCCCTCATTGGCAA GTACCTTCTTTTCATCATGCTGTTGGTGACGGCTGTGGTGATGATCTGCGTCGTGGTCCTCAACTTCCATTTCCGCACCCCCAGCACCCATATCATGTCCGACTGGGTCAAAGAG GTCTTCCTTGAGAGTCTGCCTCGCCTGCTGGGCATGTCGCAGCCGGCCGAGAGCCCGGCCAGCGCCCCGTGCATCCGGCGCTGCAGCTCGGCCGGCTACATCGCCAAGGCAGAGGAGTACTTCAGCGTCAAGTCCCGCAGTGAGCTCATGTTCGAGAAGCAGTCGGAGCGGCATGGGCTGGCCAGCCGCGTCACCCCTGCAC GTCTGGCGCCGCTGGGCACGGACACAGGCGAGGAGCAGCTCTATGAGCACATAAAACCTGTCATTGATGGTGCCAACTTCATCGTCAAGCACATGCGGGAGAAAAACAGCTACAACGAG GAGAAGGACAACTGGAACCGCGTGGCCCGGACCCTGGAccgcctctgcctcttcctcatcACCCCCATGCTGGTGGTGGGCACGCTCTGGATCTTCCTCGTGGGCATCTACAACCACCCCCCACCGCTGCCCTTCGCAGGAGACCCCTACGACTACCGGGAGGAGAACAAGCGCTTCACctag